A single Desertibacillus haloalkaliphilus DNA region contains:
- a CDS encoding FecCD family ABC transporter permease, whose protein sequence is MNLKKYFVLRLGKDNLSFLVDRRSIFVFFILLLTTIIVALLSAGLGEMKINPINVIKAWFGYGTDMENLVVNSFRLPRIVIAILVGISFAISGAILQGIIRNPLASPDIIGITGGAAVAVVSFLAIFSNEHNALTVSIKWMPLAAFIGATLIALLIYILAWKNGVSPIRLVLIGIGLSALTQALTTLFMVLGPIYQASQANIWLTGSIYGASWENVATLLPWTVALLVILAIVTRHLNVQELGDSIATGVGSVVGRYRIGLLLLSTGFAAGAVAFAGGIGFVGLIAPHISRKLVGSSFGALLPVSALVGAILVMVADLIGRAFFSPNEIPAGVFTAVIGAPYFIYLLYKNRNL, encoded by the coding sequence ATGAATTTAAAAAAGTATTTTGTGTTACGTCTTGGAAAAGATAACCTGTCCTTTTTAGTTGATCGTAGAAGTATATTTGTTTTTTTCATTCTCTTATTAACTACAATTATTGTTGCTCTTTTAAGTGCGGGGTTAGGGGAAATGAAAATTAACCCTATTAATGTCATAAAAGCTTGGTTCGGTTATGGAACGGATATGGAAAATCTCGTTGTAAACTCCTTTAGACTACCGAGAATTGTGATTGCGATTCTTGTTGGAATCTCGTTTGCCATCTCAGGTGCGATCTTGCAAGGAATAATTCGAAACCCATTAGCGTCACCAGATATTATCGGTATTACAGGTGGTGCTGCGGTTGCCGTCGTTTCATTTTTAGCGATTTTCAGTAATGAGCATAATGCCTTAACCGTAAGCATAAAATGGATGCCCTTAGCTGCTTTTATAGGGGCAACGTTAATTGCTTTGCTTATCTATATATTAGCTTGGAAAAATGGTGTCTCACCCATTCGACTTGTTTTGATAGGGATTGGCTTGTCGGCTTTAACACAAGCACTTACAACATTGTTTATGGTTCTAGGTCCGATTTATCAAGCAAGCCAAGCAAACATTTGGCTGACAGGATCGATCTATGGAGCTAGTTGGGAAAATGTTGCAACGTTGTTACCATGGACGGTCGCCTTACTAGTCATATTAGCGATTGTAACGAGACATTTGAATGTCCAAGAGTTAGGGGATTCGATTGCTACTGGTGTCGGAAGTGTTGTTGGGCGTTATCGAATAGGCCTATTACTGTTAAGTACTGGATTTGCAGCAGGGGCTGTCGCTTTTGCCGGTGGAATTGGGTTTGTCGGTTTAATTGCTCCACATATTTCTAGGAAACTGGTCGGTTCATCCTTTGGTGCGCTCCTACCAGTATCTGCTCTAGTTGGTGCAATTTTAGTGATGGTAGCGGATTTAATTGGAAGGGCGTTCTTTAGTCCGAATGAAATTCCTGCGGGTGTATTTACTGCAGTGATTGGAGCACCTTACTTTATTTACTTATTATATAAAAATCGAAACTTATAA
- a CDS encoding ABC transporter ATP-binding protein, which yields MSLETSGLTLGYGESVIIEELDIKIPKGEITVFIGGNGCGKSTLLRSLARLLKPKSGSIVLDGTSIQKMQTKEIAKQLAILPQGPEAPEGLTVLQLVKQGRYPYQNWLKQWSEVDERKVSEALEATQLTDLAERQVDSLSGGQRQRAWIAMTLAQDTDTILLDEPTTYLDMTHQIEILDLLFELNEKEQRTIVMVLHDLNLACRYAHHIVAVQNRKIFDQGKPEDVITCELVKNVFRMDCQVTSDPLFGTPLCIPYGKGRCIIK from the coding sequence ATGAGCCTTGAAACTTCAGGATTAACACTCGGGTATGGTGAGTCAGTGATCATCGAGGAGCTTGATATAAAAATACCTAAAGGTGAGATAACAGTATTTATTGGTGGAAATGGCTGTGGAAAATCAACGTTATTGCGCTCACTTGCAAGGTTACTAAAGCCAAAATCAGGATCGATCGTTCTTGATGGAACTTCCATTCAAAAAATGCAGACAAAAGAAATTGCTAAGCAACTAGCGATTCTTCCTCAAGGCCCAGAAGCACCTGAAGGTTTGACCGTTCTTCAGCTCGTTAAACAAGGACGTTACCCGTATCAAAACTGGTTAAAACAATGGTCAGAAGTAGATGAGAGGAAGGTTAGCGAAGCTTTAGAAGCAACTCAATTAACCGACTTAGCTGAGAGACAGGTAGATTCTCTCTCAGGAGGTCAAAGGCAGCGGGCATGGATCGCGATGACCCTTGCTCAAGATACAGATACGATTTTATTAGATGAACCGACGACCTATCTAGATATGACACATCAAATCGAGATTTTAGATTTGTTATTTGAATTAAATGAAAAAGAGCAGCGGACGATTGTGATGGTACTTCACGATTTAAACTTAGCTTGCAGGTACGCTCATCATATTGTCGCGGTTCAAAATCGGAAAATTTTTGATCAAGGCAAGCCTGAAGATGTTATTACGTGTGAGTTGGTGAAGAACGTTTTTCGCATGGATTGTCAAGTAACAAGTGATCCACTTTTTGGAACACCTTTATGTATCCCTTATGGAAAAGGACGCTGCATAATAAAATAA
- a CDS encoding AEC family transporter, which yields MNLFFVILTSVILPVFVLLAMGIILHRKFHFDLKTLSKITTYYLLPTTTFVNVYKSNIDGQVLVEVISYQLVLCLILMIICAVASRLLKLDKGMSATLKNSVVLMNSANYGLPVSQLVFQQNPLGMTIQIIVTIIQNFVTYTYGLLNSVSVNYHGRQALQVLFKMPMLYALIAGVLLQTLSVEIPIVLWNPLESVANAFIAMALLVLGAQVAYIQMTKINKILVLSCIGRLVLAPTIALALIFLFGLEGTVAQALFIASSFPSSRNSAQFALEFNNNPELAAQTVLVTTLLSAITVTTVVFIAQLIF from the coding sequence ATGAACCTATTTTTTGTTATCCTAACTAGTGTTATTTTGCCTGTTTTTGTTTTATTAGCGATGGGAATTATTCTGCATCGGAAATTTCATTTTGATCTAAAAACCTTATCGAAAATCACGACTTATTATCTATTACCAACAACGACATTTGTAAACGTGTATAAAAGTAATATTGACGGACAGGTACTAGTAGAAGTTATTAGCTATCAATTAGTATTGTGTCTGATTTTAATGATCATCTGTGCAGTAGCTTCTCGGCTATTAAAACTGGATAAGGGGATGTCTGCAACATTAAAAAATAGTGTGGTCTTAATGAATTCAGCCAATTACGGTCTTCCAGTAAGTCAGCTTGTGTTCCAACAGAACCCATTAGGAATGACGATTCAAATTATCGTTACTATTATTCAAAACTTTGTCACCTATACATACGGATTATTAAATTCTGTCTCTGTGAACTATCATGGACGACAAGCATTGCAAGTTTTATTTAAAATGCCGATGTTGTATGCACTTATAGCAGGAGTGTTATTGCAAACACTGTCAGTAGAAATTCCAATCGTTCTTTGGAACCCGCTAGAAAGTGTAGCGAACGCATTTATCGCTATGGCGCTTTTAGTATTAGGGGCACAAGTTGCCTACATACAAATGACGAAGATTAATAAAATACTAGTCTTAAGCTGTATAGGTAGACTAGTACTCGCACCAACCATCGCTTTGGCTCTTATTTTTCTCTTTGGGTTAGAAGGTACGGTAGCTCAAGCATTATTTATTGCGAGTTCATTTCCTTCCTCGCGTAATAGTGCGCAGTTTGCGTTAGAGTTTAATAATAATCCAGAGCTTGCTGCTCAAACCGTTCTAGTTACAACATTGCTCAGTGCGATCACAGTTACAACCGTTGTTTTTATCGCACAACTTATCTTTTAG
- a CDS encoding FecCD family ABC transporter permease, whose amino-acid sequence MILKSTPAKVSGLIVGIVIFLLFICLSIVYGYTNTSWKTAIEAYTNFNGSNEHLIIQTTRMPRALIAATVGASLGVAGALMQALTNNPLADPKIFGIDAGASFFIVSAVTFFSITSLGSFVWIAFAGAALAGAAVYFIGSLGREGLTPMKFTLAGAAIWALFSSLTQGMLVLNEKALEEVLFWLAGSVQGRNLEYLQSVLPYLLVAWVGSLVIARHINLLSMGEDVAKGLGQRTGFIKLISAIIIIILAGGSVAIAGPIGFVGIMVPHIARFFVGIDHRWLIPYCAIIGGCLLLVADISARYVIMPQEVPVGVMTAIIGTPFFIYIARKGVSKS is encoded by the coding sequence ATGATATTAAAATCAACACCAGCAAAAGTTAGCGGCCTTATCGTTGGGATCGTCATCTTTCTTTTATTTATTTGTTTAAGTATTGTTTATGGATATACAAATACAAGCTGGAAAACAGCTATTGAAGCCTACACAAACTTTAATGGGTCAAATGAACATTTAATTATCCAAACAACCAGGATGCCAAGGGCATTGATTGCAGCTACTGTGGGAGCTAGTCTCGGAGTCGCAGGCGCATTGATGCAAGCGTTGACGAACAACCCATTAGCCGATCCGAAGATATTTGGTATAGATGCTGGTGCGAGTTTTTTTATTGTTAGTGCGGTCACATTCTTTTCTATTACCTCTTTAGGGTCTTTCGTTTGGATTGCATTTGCAGGCGCAGCACTTGCAGGGGCTGCCGTCTATTTTATTGGATCGTTAGGAAGAGAAGGACTAACACCGATGAAATTTACGCTAGCAGGGGCAGCGATATGGGCCTTGTTTTCGTCCTTAACGCAAGGGATGCTTGTTTTAAATGAAAAGGCCTTAGAGGAAGTGTTGTTTTGGTTGGCAGGCTCTGTCCAAGGGAGGAACCTTGAATATTTACAAAGTGTCTTACCCTACCTACTTGTGGCTTGGGTTGGTTCATTAGTGATTGCTAGGCACATTAACTTACTATCGATGGGAGAAGATGTAGCCAAAGGTCTCGGGCAGCGAACAGGATTTATCAAATTAATTTCTGCAATCATAATAATTATATTAGCGGGAGGATCTGTGGCGATTGCGGGTCCGATCGGTTTCGTTGGAATTATGGTTCCTCACATCGCTCGTTTCTTTGTTGGGATCGATCATCGTTGGCTGATTCCTTACTGTGCAATTATTGGCGGGTGTTTGTTACTGGTAGCCGACATTAGTGCTAGATATGTCATCATGCCACAAGAAGTACCAGTTGGAGTGATGACAGCAATTATTGGGACACCATTCTTCATTTATATTGCACGTAAGGGGGTGTCTAAATCATGA
- the fhuF gene encoding siderophore-iron reductase FhuF codes for MKKLQLDANERNELCNYRVCFHKKTEATQSIPVEMLFDRAYLKKLIEDLQQDMDAEDGRVTASIFSKRYSFLLVVPAFYSFSVLNKKINLAKDQLFLEPSKSTEHWLPQLLLVDQTVRLFDSEEERVFQRRLLVEDIFANHLNLICNELSTAWKVPKQILWENTAIYLFWLYESLLEKESAEDVKQRLKEDFSYLLNDAEGSLFGNYNRNPLTRFYHEKTLVEGKEIRIRKTCCFSYQAESRKMCYTCPKNCR; via the coding sequence ATGAAAAAGCTACAGTTGGATGCAAATGAACGGAATGAATTGTGTAATTACCGTGTCTGTTTTCATAAAAAAACTGAAGCAACACAATCGATTCCTGTTGAGATGTTGTTTGATCGAGCTTATTTAAAAAAACTCATTGAAGACTTACAACAAGACATGGATGCCGAGGATGGCCGTGTGACTGCCTCTATCTTTTCAAAGCGTTATAGCTTTCTACTTGTTGTTCCTGCTTTTTATAGCTTTTCAGTTTTAAATAAAAAGATAAACCTAGCTAAAGACCAATTATTCTTAGAACCATCAAAGTCTACCGAACATTGGTTACCTCAGTTACTATTAGTAGATCAAACGGTACGTCTGTTTGATAGTGAAGAGGAAAGGGTCTTCCAGCGAAGGTTGTTAGTTGAGGACATTTTTGCCAATCACCTTAATCTGATCTGCAATGAACTGTCAACAGCGTGGAAAGTTCCGAAACAAATATTATGGGAAAATACAGCGATTTATCTCTTTTGGTTATATGAATCTTTATTAGAAAAGGAGAGCGCTGAGGATGTCAAGCAGAGGTTGAAAGAAGACTTTTCCTATCTGCTCAATGATGCTGAAGGATCTTTGTTTGGTAACTACAACCGAAATCCGCTGACTAGATTTTACCACGAGAAAACCTTGGTTGAAGGAAAGGAAATCCGCATCCGCAAAACTTGTTGTTTTTCTTATCAAGCGGAATCAAGGAAAATGTGTTACACCTGTCCAAAGAATTGTAGGTAG
- a CDS encoding response regulator: MMLPNQSFAVLIIEDDFRVADINKQFVEMVEGFHVSGVAKTGQEALDFLEEASHLPDLILLDVYIPDVKGLELMWEIRKTYQGIDIVMITAANEVETIEETFRGGIFDYIIKPVDFKRLKQTFDRYVEKQKRFEGKQEMTQDELDQLRGVNTSPQVKEEKSELPKGIDRLTLEKVTAVLQENEKVGFTAIEVGERIGASRSTARRYLEYLVSIEQVKAELIYGDVGRPERRYFLT; the protein is encoded by the coding sequence ATGATGTTGCCAAATCAGTCATTTGCTGTGTTGATTATTGAGGATGACTTTCGTGTTGCCGATATTAACAAACAGTTTGTAGAAATGGTAGAAGGATTTCATGTTTCTGGTGTAGCGAAAACGGGTCAAGAAGCACTTGATTTTCTTGAAGAGGCTTCTCACTTACCGGACCTAATTTTACTTGATGTTTATATTCCTGACGTGAAAGGTTTGGAGTTAATGTGGGAGATCCGAAAAACATATCAAGGCATAGACATTGTCATGATAACTGCCGCAAATGAGGTAGAAACAATTGAAGAGACGTTTCGTGGTGGAATCTTTGACTATATTATTAAGCCAGTCGATTTCAAACGCCTTAAACAGACGTTTGACCGTTATGTTGAAAAACAAAAACGGTTTGAAGGGAAACAGGAAATGACACAAGATGAGCTTGATCAACTCAGAGGTGTAAACACTTCTCCGCAAGTGAAAGAGGAAAAGTCAGAACTTCCAAAAGGCATTGACCGGTTGACACTTGAAAAGGTTACAGCTGTTCTTCAAGAGAATGAAAAAGTAGGATTTACTGCGATAGAAGTGGGAGAGCGTATTGGAGCGAGTCGTTCAACTGCAAGACGTTACTTAGAGTATCTAGTTTCTATTGAACAAGTAAAAGCTGAATTAATTTATGGGGATGTTGGTCGACCTGAGCGTCGCTATTTTTTAACGTGA
- a CDS encoding CitMHS family transporter, which yields MLSIIGFATILTIVILLIKGRISPIIGLVIVPIIGALIAGFGIVEIGTFFNEGIDRVINVVIMFIFAILFFGVMQDAGLFDPIINKMIKLSRGNVIAVAVGTVLVAAIAHLDGSGASTFLITIPALLPLYQRLKMSPYLLLLLVGTSASILNMLPWAGPLGRTAAVLGMDPTELWRPLIPLQIIALVLLVGMAIVLGIREKKRIANRSDTEDAHLEVAATQELAAETHSEQEKDNPLARPKLLWVNLLLTLGMIGMLVWGIIPAGFVFMIALSLALPLNYPKVSDQMERIKAHAPNALLMASIILAAGSFLGILSGTGMLDSIAVDMVTILPAFIVPYLHLIIGALGVPFELILNTDAYYFALLPVVEQIVTSYGVDVYSTAYAMIIGNIIGTFVSPFSPALWLALGLAGCEMGKHIRYSLVWVWGFSLVLMVVAILIGIIAI from the coding sequence ATGCTTAGTATTATAGGCTTTGCTACCATTTTAACGATCGTTATCTTACTGATAAAAGGGCGTATATCACCAATCATTGGTTTAGTAATCGTCCCAATTATCGGGGCCTTAATAGCTGGCTTTGGAATTGTAGAAATCGGTACCTTTTTTAATGAAGGAATTGATCGAGTCATTAACGTTGTCATTATGTTCATTTTTGCGATACTCTTTTTTGGCGTAATGCAAGACGCCGGACTATTTGATCCGATAATTAATAAAATGATTAAACTTTCTAGAGGTAATGTAATCGCTGTCGCAGTTGGAACAGTTCTTGTCGCTGCTATTGCCCACTTAGATGGTTCGGGGGCATCGACTTTCCTTATTACAATACCTGCGTTATTACCTTTATATCAACGTTTAAAAATGAGTCCGTACTTACTTCTCTTATTAGTAGGGACAAGTGCAAGTATCTTAAACATGCTACCATGGGCAGGTCCACTTGGACGAACGGCGGCTGTCCTTGGGATGGATCCAACTGAATTATGGAGACCACTCATTCCATTACAAATTATTGCGCTAGTTTTATTAGTTGGGATGGCTATCGTCTTAGGGATCCGCGAAAAGAAACGTATTGCTAACCGAAGCGATACAGAAGATGCTCATCTAGAAGTAGCAGCTACTCAGGAGCTAGCAGCTGAAACCCATTCAGAACAAGAAAAGGACAATCCACTAGCACGTCCAAAACTATTGTGGGTGAATCTATTATTAACTTTAGGCATGATTGGAATGTTAGTATGGGGAATTATCCCGGCTGGTTTTGTCTTTATGATTGCCCTTAGCCTTGCTTTACCATTGAATTATCCGAAAGTCAGTGACCAAATGGAGAGAATTAAGGCACACGCGCCAAATGCACTCCTTATGGCAAGTATTATCTTAGCTGCAGGGTCATTTTTAGGAATCTTAAGTGGCACTGGGATGTTAGATTCTATTGCAGTAGATATGGTGACGATACTTCCTGCTTTCATAGTACCTTATTTACACCTTATCATCGGTGCTCTAGGGGTACCATTTGAGTTAATCTTAAATACAGATGCCTATTATTTTGCTTTACTGCCAGTCGTTGAACAAATTGTTACAAGTTATGGTGTTGATGTGTATTCAACTGCTTATGCAATGATTATTGGAAATATTATTGGCACATTTGTCAGCCCATTTTCACCAGCCCTTTGGTTAGCCCTCGGGTTAGCAGGATGTGAAATGGGGAAACATATCCGTTACTCACTAGTATGGGTTTGGGGTTTCAGTTTAGTTCTTATGGTTGTTGCCATTTTAATTGGAATTATTGCGATCTAA
- a CDS encoding ABC transporter substrate-binding protein: MRRASLKFILFSMMITLVLALAACGNNSEEETTEPAENDNEETTSSYIVEHAMGSTEIAGTPEKVVILTNEGTEALLALGVTPVGAVTSWTGDPWYEHISEDMEGVQELGTESEPNLEAIAALQPDLIIGNKMRQEAVYEQLSAIAPTVFAESLRGNWKINFELYAEALNKTEEGEQVLEDYAARIAAFQEEAGDLLDLEISMVRFLGGDVRIYQKDSFSGVILEEIGFNRPESQRADELAIMGATKEMIPDMDGDILFYFTYETGDGEGSNVEEEWLNDPLFQQLPVVERGDAHKVSDAIWNTAGGVLAAHLMIDDLESKILE, encoded by the coding sequence ATGCGAAGAGCATCATTAAAATTTATCTTGTTCTCGATGATGATTACACTCGTTTTAGCTTTAGCTGCATGCGGGAACAATTCAGAAGAAGAGACTACTGAACCTGCTGAGAATGACAACGAAGAGACAACATCTTCCTACATAGTTGAACACGCCATGGGGTCAACGGAAATCGCAGGGACACCAGAAAAAGTAGTCATTTTAACGAATGAGGGAACAGAAGCATTACTAGCCTTAGGGGTTACACCTGTAGGAGCTGTTACGTCTTGGACTGGTGATCCTTGGTATGAGCATATTAGTGAAGATATGGAAGGCGTACAAGAACTAGGGACAGAGAGTGAACCAAATTTAGAAGCCATCGCGGCTCTTCAACCTGATTTAATTATTGGAAACAAAATGCGTCAAGAAGCCGTATATGAGCAATTAAGTGCGATTGCACCGACTGTCTTTGCAGAGTCACTACGCGGAAACTGGAAAATCAACTTTGAGCTTTATGCAGAAGCGTTAAATAAAACAGAAGAAGGCGAACAAGTATTAGAGGATTACGCAGCACGCATTGCTGCTTTCCAAGAGGAAGCTGGTGATCTCCTAGACTTAGAAATCTCTATGGTTCGTTTCTTAGGTGGAGATGTACGAATCTATCAGAAAGATTCATTCTCAGGTGTAATTCTTGAGGAGATTGGTTTTAACCGCCCAGAATCACAAAGAGCAGATGAACTTGCGATCATGGGGGCAACAAAAGAAATGATCCCTGATATGGATGGTGACATTCTTTTCTACTTCACCTATGAAACTGGTGATGGAGAAGGATCAAATGTTGAAGAAGAATGGTTAAATGACCCGTTATTCCAACAACTACCTGTTGTTGAAAGAGGAGATGCTCATAAAGTCAGCGATGCCATTTGGAACACAGCAGGCGGAGTCCTTGCCGCTCACCTCATGATCGATGATTTAGAAAGTAAAATTTTAGAATAA